One window of Vespa velutina chromosome 2, iVesVel2.1, whole genome shotgun sequence genomic DNA carries:
- the LOC124947247 gene encoding ras guanine nucleotide exchange factor Y-like isoform X2: MEALLPSEIARLVFGYLEDHDCNDAARVFLETSPHLQECRNALSKGRRFNTRINGLTLIDIVEKYSAMSVMIQERLNKITDSEHLKHCGDLLEQLKFLVEETRGQRFVANQQTLSGSPIISGSRKKRHHSNNEKERHKANAKSSNPVCQESGLLSNHAIGCEATALESLPGHTEAIKHTEKCDDVQSDINNAVGQSMQSNSRKNSLTDSNHTTDSRDKVAASDSGDNIDTRNFNVNIINENKCRKDDVVKVTTMNEKCTTGTNTEELLSFSNTEVQTTPCELLDYESESNDEPIQNLSLLTKELLNRTELQERIAENINKAILPTDTFLREEKEILNESTGYEFNTSVVSELNNAIKSIVEATESDPVFEQFLDEIIGKNIETDTSPDEDIDVKSTPTDRSEEKRMEIDNIGIALPEHTVVGGKSSNEITSTEVPLKQRLRSSSRQQTARIEDEIYKQKEQSALEDQNAAAILSIINANITNTHVRPENDKSNDNKESCTAEANNDKKSPASVPSNSNADLTEKYSTQMENQKMDNIIANKETESKPKRSMVKRPRPTKIKRESEINSNDLISEQDIMTMPTLVLCSKEEITNIRALNPTYSIGNIHPITSNSTSHFIPIMPKDPNKTKESVETLYVRTVNVPQKYVLPTTVPNIQEDAKNLSNSKVQSSSQKENIAHSKLKPIQNIDKLIQNTCNPIFLDPIETNKLVSMESITLYSTENSIKTSLNSTNMPIINVEENISLSGIELSPYLKFNSKSNQSHNLSDIDLVLMENFKTFTQSAPNESKEQNVMTSKKTEGDIINKRTPRSLLKHRAKTHRLSLSTPRRNSHVRTLDFNTPTKLIHSASKMQDNENLSCSPKLLRPMKSVRRTSLFKSPPFTNSSVTIPTFQNALNIGQSNEIPIATRSPIPKLMGGWEKYNGVGVIIDDPSPCKSNGINSPISMNKFQRSKTIAKSWDADLRKCLQTSDERSTSTVSNKKKKKVTESKNNIACKTSKRNLQCLKTKGRKKSNDERAIVDVKKQYVEKEDEESITSVQDVKKNKTDVPMEMSNKPLSKNLLSDTNREVTSDNSCILEKIETGTDTCTIKSTCPVAVVENNITTSTNNKETNEKKIVKKYVQLKTLKTNLRKSEKEKNVTNNVLPTIEVVPISESLKGNVENIQQIVPISDIIDLETPRKFGNSSGIPSTPRLLSPNSNIIPSFIKTSDDSTKIRSLINTPEFPTTPCIALTPKHCEENTRDVIKKGIYNGCISPYYKPSTEHVNPCDSEKVIKIDMKFDNEATKHLAIPISDTKSIGTTQLALNTDNGYDNVSVSTKLEITQFEVIKENLPKDEAVKELKISSKTKDITSANLNTTPMQNDENDTKVVTLINEKSLSIRENSTDSDTSSSSSSSSSSSSSSSTNSNITDTSKPFSCNKKYKKTPNKIYTDTSNDSISKVNASGNNSMHDISVNLRNDLIKDKAISNISTNVMEIEKASMDIIVKSESSPAKLLSLTKNEEQLESTLKETPAKDENLLPEEDISDTPSSSKIGIDNVTNLSSKISAFITSENEKLTNANSSIPQISDMNKVVQKSQIINIQNISLDRSTFLPLAEYANHQNNKQKILSTDEHARQLEQKRQRMIAKLKQIPKSNVALAKNRSKQNILSIKNRNNCISKNNRLKNKITNRIRTREKRFEKNFDKNTNNRENTDERVSVINNVVVTNIQDINKEDSDKKMSITDSSDKCNKDVQNNKKNVLTEANSTVNTLMSTQEKMNIESKTNVDEYNAIHTTSQNDSIESDQVNNEKVSEQELSKEYLSSINKDKKLIMENNDTINKYNIKGNTIIAIKHVEKVEDLLKAKVNQVKRDLFSDEENERKSQVSEDMISKDLQVEKKDEHILNNNEVINAVETIKSQDSKEVLSCVLECLQLVPASKTDNHKEKNDNNQSEEEIDLNTTGPSSVEYHFVYDDSISTKKRRRRYSSNELKQHVNVQLSNENYREVIKTMTATDYQEIFNMNPKSKKKPINKKLPVKNSQTSNIKSNNNNFILKDNCTKPLATSSPVDKPILAKLKKMTSKIMPINDKDNVSEKVKVQSEKSKTQKDNLTTKNHKRKLSESKEDAKVEKKRIYDPQVLLSNMNLDEFLTSVHGPT, from the exons atggAAGCTTTGTTACCTTCGGAAATAGCTCGATTAGTGTttg GATATCTGGAGGATCATGATTGTAATGACGCTGCCAGGGTATTCTTAGAAACATCTCCACATCTTCAAGAATGTCGTAATGCATTATCAAAAGGAAGACGTTTTAATACTCGTATCAATGGATTAACGTTGATAGAtattgttgaaaaatattcggCAATGAGTGTTATGA TACAGGAACGTTTAAACAAAATCACGGATAGTGAACATTTAAAGCATTGTGGAGATCTGTTagaacaattaaaatttttagtaGAAGAAACACGTGGGCAACGGTTCGTT GCTAACCAGCAGACATTAAGCGGATCTCCAATAATATCAGGCAGTAGAAAAAAGAGGCATCACAgtaataatgagaaagaacGGCACAAAGCTAATGCAAAATCATCTAATCCAGTTTGTCAGGAATCTGGCTTACTGTCCAATCatg CAATTGGTTGCGAAGCAACAGCTCTTGAAAGTTTACCTGGACATACAGAAGCAATAAAGCATACAGAAAAATGTGACGATGTACAAAGTGACATTAATAATGCAGTGGGACAATCAATGCAATCCAATTCTAGGAAAAATAGTTTGACAGATAGCAATCATACCACGGATAGCAGAGATAAAGTTGCAGCATCGGATTCGg gcgataatattgatactagaaattttaatgtaaacatcattaatgaaaacaaatgtAGGAAAGATGACGTTGTAAAAGTTACTACCATGAATGAAAAGTGTACTACAGGGACAAACACAGAAGAattgttatctttttctaatacaGAGGTTCAAACTACTCCTTGTGAATTGCTTGATTATGAATCGGAATCTAACGATGAGCCTATTCAAAACCTTAGt TTATTGACAAAGGAATTGTTAAATCGAACGGAATTACAAGAACGTATCgctgaaaatataaataaagcgATTCTTCCGACTGATACATTTCtaagggaagaaaaggaaattttaaatgaatccACGGGTTATGAATTTAATACATCGGTCGTATCTGAGTTAAATAATGCTATTAAATCAATAGTAGAGGCAACAGAATCTGATCCAGTGTTTGAACAATTTCTGGATGAAATCATTGGAAAAAACATAGAAACAGACACAAGTCCTGACGAGGATATTGATGTTAAATCAACTCCTACAGATAG gtcagaagaaaaacgaatggaaattgataatattggCATTGCATTACCAGAACACACAGTTGTTGGAGGTAAATCGTCTAATGAAATAACTTCAACAGAAGTGCCATTGAAACAAAGGCTTCGTAGTTCTTCTAGACAACAAACTGCTAGAATAGAAGATGAGATTTATAAGCAAAAGGAACAAAGTGCTTTGGAAGATCAGAATGCAGCAGCTAttttaagtattataaatgCTAACATAACGAATACGCACGTTAGACcggaaaatgataaaagtaatGATAACAAAGAATCGTGCACGGCAGaagctaataatgataaaaaatctcCAGCCTCTGTACCTAGTAACAGTAATGCTGACTTAactgaaaaatattctacgcAAATGGAAAATCAGAAAATGGATAATATTATTGCAAACAAAGAAACAGAATCTAAACCAAAGAGATCAATGGTCAAACGTCCACGACCTACAAAAATTAAACGAGAATCTGAAATCAATTCTAATGATTTAATCTCGGAACAAGATATTATGACTATGCCAACATTGGTATTATGTTCGAAGGAAGAGATAACTAATATTCGAGCTTTAAATCCAACTTATTCGATTGGAAATATTCATCCTATTACTTCTAATTCTACTTCACATTTTATTCCAATAATGCCTAAAGATCCTAACAAAACTAAAGAATCAGTGGAAACTTTGTATGTTAGAACAGTAAATGTACCACAAAAATATGTATTGCCAACAACTGTACCAAATATACAAGAAGACGCAAAGAATTTATCAAATAGTAAGGTACAATCATCAtctcaaaaagaaaacattgctCATAGCAAATTAAAGCCTATACAAAATATTGACAAATTGATACAAAATACATGTAATCCTATTTTTCTAGATCCaattgaaacaaataaattagtGAGTATGGAATCAATAACACTTTATAGCACAGAAAATAGTATTAAAACATCTTTGAATAGTACAAATATGCCTATAATTAACGTTGAAGAGAACATCAGTTTGTCGGGAATAGAATTATCTCCTTATTTGAAGTTTAATTCTAAATCTAATCAAAGCCATAATTTGTCAGATATTGATCTGGTACTTatggaaaattttaaaacattcACACAATCTGCACCGAATGAAAGTAAAGAACAGAATGTTATGACGTCTAAAAAGACTGAAggtgatataattaataaacgaacACCAAGATCCTTATTAAAACATAGGGCAAAAACACATAGGCTTAGTTTATCTACTCCTCGAAGGAATAGCCATGTAAGAACGCTTGATTTTAATACGCCAACGAAATTAATACATTCCGCTTCAAAAATgcaagataatgaaaatttgagCTGTTCTCCCAAATTATTAAGACCTATGAAATCAGTTCGTAGAACTTCTCTCTTCAAATCACCGCCATTCACTAATTCATCTGTAACAATACCAACGTTTCAAAATGCATTAAATATTGGACAATCTAATGAAATACCTATAGCAACTAGAAGTCCTATTCCAAAACTTATGGGAGGTTGGGAAAAATATAATGGTGTAGGTGTAATCATAGATGATCCATCACCTTGTAAAAGCAATGGTATTAATTCTCCTAtatcaatgaataaatttcaaaggTCTAAAACAATAGCAAAAAGTTGGGATGCAGATTTGCGTAAGTGTTTACAGACAAGCGATGAGAGATCTACGTCGACAGTAagtaacaaaaagaagaaaaaagttactgaaagtaaaaataatatcgcatGTAAAACTTCAAAACGTAATTTGCAATGCTTAAAGACTAAAGGTAGGAAAAAATCTAATGACGAAAGGGCTATAGTTGATGTAAAGAAACAATATGTTgaaaaagaggatgaagaaTCAATAACGAGTGTACAAgatgttaaaaagaataaaacagaTGTACCAATGGAAATGAGCAATAAGCCGCTTTCTAAGAATCTATTAAGTGATACGAACAGAGAAGTAACAAGTGATAATTCTTGTATTTTAGAGAAGATAGAGACAGGCACAGATACATGCACGATTAAATCGACTTGTCCTGTAGCCGTAGTAGAAAACAACATTACAACAAGTACAAACAATAAGGaaacaaatgagaaaaagattgtgaaaaaatatgtacaattaaaaacattaaagacaaatttaagaaaatcagaaaaagagaaaaatgttacaaataaTGTATTGCCTACTATAGAAGTTGTTCCGATATCTGAATCTCTGAAAGGCaatgttgaaaatattcaacagATTGTTCCAATATCTGATATAATAGATTTAGAAACACCAAGAAAATTTGGAAATTCTTCTGGAATACCTTCAACGCCTCGTTTACTTAGCCCAAATAGCAATATTATTCCGTCGTTTATTAAAACCAGCGATGATTCGACCAAAATACGTAGCTTAATAAATACACCGGAATTTCCAACTACTCCTTGCATTGCATTGACTCCAAAACATTGCGAGGAAAATACGCgcgatgttataaaaaaagggatataTAATGGTTGTATATCACCTTATTATAAACCAAGTACAGAACATGTAAATCCCTGTGATtctgaaaaagtaataaaaattgatatgaaATTTGATAACGAAGCAACGAAACATTTGGCTATCCCAATTTCTGACACTAAGTCAATTGGTACAACTCAATTGGCATTAAATACGGACAATGGTTATGATAATGTATCTGTTTCTACTAAGCTTGAAATAACACAGTTTGAAgtaatcaaagaaaatttgcCAAAGGATGAAGCTGTCAAAGAACTTAAAATATCCTCTAAAACAAAGGACATTACGTCTGCCAATTTGAATACAACTCCTATgcaaaatgatgaaaatgataCTAAAGttgttacattaattaatgaaaaatctctCAGTATTCGTGAAAATTCAACTGATAGCGACACATCTTCATCCtcttcatcatcgtcgtcgtcgtcatcttcttcttctactaatTCCAATATTACCGATACATCCAAACCATTCtcatgtaataaaaaatacaaaaagactcctaataaaatatacacagATACAAGCAATGATTCTATATCAAAGGTAAATGCATCTGGCAATAATTCTATGCATGATATATCTGTAAACTTAAGGAATGATTTGATCAAAGATAAAGCgatatcaaatatatcaaCTAATGTAATGGAAATTGAAAAAGCATCCATGGATATTATAGTAAAATCTGAATCTTCTCCAGCTAAGTTACTTTctttaacaaaaaatgaagaacaatTGGAATCTACTTTAAAGGAAACTCCTGCTAAGGATGAGAATTTGTTGCCGGAAGAAGATATATCTGACACTCCTAGCAGTTCAAAAATTGGTATAGACAATGTAACAAATTTATCTTCAAAGATATCTGCATTTATTACctcagaaaatgaaaaattaacaaacGCAAATTCTTCGATACCACAAATCTCCGATATGAATAAAGTCGTACAAAAatcacaaataataaatatacagaaTATATCACTTGACAGATCTACTTTTTTACCATTGGCAGAATATGCAAATCATCAAAATAATaagcaaaaaatattaagtacGGATGAGCATGCAAGACAATTGGAACAAAAACGTCAACGTATGATAGCAAAGCTTAAACAAATTCCAAAATCTAATGTAGCTCTTGCAAAAAATAGatctaaacaaaatatattatcgataaagaacagaaataattgtataagtaaaaataatcgactaaagaataaaataacaaatagaaTAAGAACTAGAGAAAAAcgatttgaaaagaatttcgataagaatactaataatagagaaaatacgGATGAACGAGTTtctgtaattaataatgtcgTTGTTACAAATAttcaagatataaataaagaagatagtGACAAAAAAATGTCTATTACAGATTCATCGgataaatgtaataaggatgttcaaaataataaaaaaaatgttttaacggAAGCAAATTCTACAGTAAATACATTAATGTCAAcacaagaaaaaatgaatatagaGTCAAAAACTAATGTGGATGAATATAATGCTATTCATACTACATCTCAAAATGATAGTATTGAAAGTGATCaagtaaataatgaaaaagtaagCGAACAAGAATtatcaaaagaatatttatccagtattaacaaagataaaaagttaattatggaaaataacgatacgataaataaatataatattaaaggtaatacaattattgcaataaaacatgttgaaaaagtagaagattTATTGAAGGCTAAAGTAAATCAAGTAAAACGTGATTTGTTCAGcgatgaagaaaatgaacgaaaatcTCAAGTATCAGAAGATATGATCTCGAAAGATCTTCaagttgaaaagaaagatgaacatattttaaataataacgaagttATAAATGCTGTAGAAACTATTAAATCACAAGATTCAAAAGAGGTATTGTCTTGTGTTCTTGAATGTTTACAGCTAGTACCGGCAAGCAAAACTGataatcataaagaaaaaaatgataacaatCAATCTGAAGaggaaattgatttaaatacaACTGGACCTAGTTCTGTAGAATATCACTTTGTTTATGATGACAGTAtatcaacgaaaaaaagaagaagaagatacagTAGCAATGAATTAAAACAGCATGTAAATGTTCAACTCAGCAATGAAAATTACAGAGAAGTTATAAAAACTATGACGGCTACTGATTATcaagaaatattcaatatgaATCCAAAATCTAAGAAGAAACCGATCAACAAAAAGTTGCCTGTAAAAAATTCTCAAACgagtaatataaaatctaataacaataactttATCTTAAAGGATAATTGCACCAAGCCATTAGCCACGTCTTCGCCCGTAGACAAGCCTATATTAgcaaaattaaagaagatgaCGAGCAAAATTATGCCGATAAATGATAAGGATAATGTAtcagaaaaagtaaaagtgcaatctgaaaaaagtaaaacacaAAAAG ACAATTTAACTACAAAGAATCATAAAAGGAAATTATCAGAATCTAAAGAAGACGCAAAG GTTGAAAAAAAACGCATATATGATCCACAAGTATTATTAAGTAATATGAACTTAGATGAATTTTTGACGTCTGTTCATGGACCTACATGA